The region ATGAAATCAAACAAGCGAATTACACTGGTATTATCCTGAGTGGTGGCCCTAATTCTGTATACGAGCACAATCGCTTTGAAGCAGATCCTGCCATCTTAGATCTAGGCATCCCAGTTTTGGGTATCTGCTATGGTGCGCAATGGATTTGCCACGTTAAAGGCGGTCAGGTTTTATCAGCAGACAAAGGCGAATATGGTAAGCGCTTTATAAATGTGGCTGAGTCAACTAAAGACCCAATTTTCCATAACCTAAAGGCAAATAGCCAAGTTTGGATGAGTCACCGTGACCAAATTTCTAAATTACCAGCTGGATTTACAGTATCTGCAAGTTCTGATTCTTGCCCAATCGCTGCTTTTTCTAATAATTCACTTAATTTGTATGGGGTGCAGTTCCATCCGGAAGTTGAACATAGCTTGCAAGGCCGTGACATGATTCATAATTTTCTCTATGAAGTTTGTCATGTCCAAGGCAACTGGCAGATGAAAGATTTTGCTGAAAGCATGATTGCTAAGCTAAAAGAGAAGCTAGCAGGTGCTAAAGTCTTGTGTGCTTTCAGTGGTGGCGTTGATTCATCAGTTGCCGCTTTACTCGTTCACAAGGCAATTGGCCGTAATTTGACTTGTATTTTTGTTGACCATGGTCTTTTACGTAAAAATGAGGCTGATGAAGTTGAGAAAGTCTTCAAAGATACTTACGATATGGACATTCGTCGCATTGATGCAAGTGAGCGCTTCTTAGGCCGTTTGCAAGGTGTAACTGATCCAGAAACTAAGCGTAAGATCATTGGTGAAGAATTTATTCGGGTGTTCGAAGAAGTGGCTAAGGATTACAAGGATGTTGATTACTTAGTACAGGGCACAATTTATCCAGATGTGATCGAAAGTGGTACAGATAAGGCAGCTGTGATTAAGAGTCACCATAATGTTGGCGGTTTGCCTGATAACATCAAATTCAAAGCCATTGTAGAGCCTCTACGTAATTTGTTCAAAGATGAAGTGCGTAAAGTCGGTTTGGAGCTTGGTATGCCAGAGAATTTGGTTTGGCGTCAACCTTTCCCAGGACCAGGTTTGGCCGTGCGCTGCTTAGGTGAAATTACTAAGCAAAAGTTGCAGATTTTACGTGATGCAGATGCTATTTTCCGTGAAGAAGTGGCTAATTCCAATTTGCATAAGACAATTTCCCAGTATTTTGCTGTGCTGACACCGATAAAGTCAGTTGGTGTTATGGGTGATAGTCGTACATATGATTACACTGTGGCTCTACGTGCTATTATCACGAATGATTTCATGACAGGTGAGTGGGCTCGTTTGCCATGGGAGCTTTTAGAGAAAGTAAGTTATCGTATCGTGAATGAGGTTAAGGGCGTTAACCGTATAGTTTACGATGTGACGGCAAAACCACCAGCTACGATTGAGTGGGAATAACAGAAGCAAATATGTTACTGATATAAAACGCTTGAAAATACAGTATTTTAGCGGTTTTGGTGTAGAAAAATTCTCTAAATGATACTGTTTTGATACTAAAAGTAAGAA is a window of Amygdalobacter nucleatus DNA encoding:
- the guaA gene encoding glutamine-hydrolyzing GMP synthase — its product is MLKEKILILDCGGQYKQLIARRVREEGVYGVILPADTSVDEIKQANYTGIILSGGPNSVYEHNRFEADPAILDLGIPVLGICYGAQWICHVKGGQVLSADKGEYGKRFINVAESTKDPIFHNLKANSQVWMSHRDQISKLPAGFTVSASSDSCPIAAFSNNSLNLYGVQFHPEVEHSLQGRDMIHNFLYEVCHVQGNWQMKDFAESMIAKLKEKLAGAKVLCAFSGGVDSSVAALLVHKAIGRNLTCIFVDHGLLRKNEADEVEKVFKDTYDMDIRRIDASERFLGRLQGVTDPETKRKIIGEEFIRVFEEVAKDYKDVDYLVQGTIYPDVIESGTDKAAVIKSHHNVGGLPDNIKFKAIVEPLRNLFKDEVRKVGLELGMPENLVWRQPFPGPGLAVRCLGEITKQKLQILRDADAIFREEVANSNLHKTISQYFAVLTPIKSVGVMGDSRTYDYTVALRAIITNDFMTGEWARLPWELLEKVSYRIVNEVKGVNRIVYDVTAKPPATIEWE